The Pseudanabaena galeata CCNP1313 genome includes a region encoding these proteins:
- the tnpB gene encoding IS200/IS605 family element RNA-guided endonuclease TnpB, which yields MYKAYKYRIYPTSEQETLLAKSFGCARWFWNYALNLCQETYKNTVKGLTRGYIQGLLPALKKEYEWLTEPYSQCLQVVALNLSTAYKNFFDKRAMLPKFKSKHGKQSISYPQNVKFDGDKISLPKIGLVHCQRHRGFDGTIKTVTVSRNPDGKHFVSVLVDDGKGNPELMPVDKAIGIDVGLTHFAITSDGSKFDNPRFFIKHQRNLKRKQQKLSKKKKGSQNRKKARLAVAKVHSKIARCREDFLHKLSRKIVNENQVIAVENLNIKGMVKNHNLAKAISDVGWGMFCTMLKYKAESEGRQYIEIDRWFPSSKTCHVCLNRVDNLTLDVRAWTCKHCGTHHDRDVNAAINIRNEALRILRLGSVRVISLGTSESACGGDVSRSGKTSVLLDAIPVESGSQLCTA from the coding sequence ATGTATAAGGCGTACAAGTACAGAATCTATCCCACAAGTGAGCAAGAAACCTTGCTTGCAAAGTCTTTTGGCTGTGCGAGATGGTTCTGGAACTATGCCTTAAACCTATGCCAAGAAACCTATAAAAATACTGTCAAGGGGTTAACTAGAGGGTATATACAAGGCTTACTCCCTGCACTCAAGAAGGAATACGAATGGTTAACCGAGCCGTATTCTCAATGCTTGCAAGTAGTCGCATTGAATCTATCCACTGCCTACAAAAATTTCTTTGACAAACGGGCAATGCTGCCTAAATTCAAGTCAAAGCATGGTAAGCAGTCAATTAGTTATCCCCAAAACGTCAAGTTTGACGGTGACAAGATTAGTTTACCTAAGATTGGATTAGTCCACTGTCAGCGCCATCGTGGCTTTGATGGAACTATTAAAACTGTCACTGTTTCTCGCAATCCCGATGGTAAACATTTTGTTTCCGTCTTGGTTGACGATGGCAAAGGTAATCCTGAATTAATGCCAGTGGATAAAGCTATTGGTATTGATGTGGGATTAACCCATTTTGCGATTACCAGTGACGGCTCTAAATTTGATAATCCTAGATTTTTTATCAAACATCAACGCAACTTAAAGCGTAAACAGCAAAAGCTATCCAAGAAAAAGAAGGGTAGCCAAAACCGTAAAAAAGCAAGATTGGCTGTGGCAAAAGTTCACTCCAAAATTGCCAGATGTCGCGAAGATTTTCTGCACAAGCTGTCCCGCAAGATAGTAAACGAAAACCAAGTTATTGCAGTAGAAAATCTCAATATCAAGGGCATGGTCAAAAATCATAATCTAGCCAAAGCGATTAGCGATGTTGGCTGGGGTATGTTCTGCACAATGCTCAAATACAAGGCTGAAAGTGAAGGAAGGCAATATATCGAGATTGATCGATGGTTCCCTAGCTCTAAAACTTGCCATGTATGCCTAAATCGAGTTGATAACCTCACTCTTGATGTTAGGGCATGGACTTGTAAGCATTGTGGTACTCACCATGACCGTGATGTAAATGCAGCGATAAACATTAGAAATGAAGCCTTGCGGATACTTCGACTCGGCTCAGTACGAGTTATCTCGTTAGGAACTAGCGAGTCTGCCTGTGGAGGAGATGTAAGTCGATCTGGTAAAACTTCGGTTTTGTTGGACGCTATCCCCGTTGAATCAGGAAGCCAGCTCTGTACCGCCTAA
- a CDS encoding actin-binding WH2 domain-containing protein, with amino-acid sequence MPFFSVLIELLSDRDQFIQEIYDGIKINTKIFGLLVCSSIFLAIYGGLIGAVSSWMQVLSSAAKLPFLFLITLAICLPALYFFNVYFGAKTRLSQYAAILLCAVTITSTLLFGFAPVTLFFLITTDNYSFFLLLNVAIFTLTGIIGVYFLYQVLLPKVETIASDKELMIEDTAIDKNRKVRISILKFWLGLYAFVGSQMAWTLRPFFGSFGSKFDLFRPREGNFYLSVWNSIRHLFFQ; translated from the coding sequence ATGCCGTTTTTTTCAGTTCTTATTGAGTTACTTAGCGATCGCGATCAGTTTATTCAAGAAATCTATGATGGCATTAAGATCAACACCAAAATATTTGGTTTGTTGGTCTGTAGTTCTATATTTTTAGCAATTTATGGTGGACTAATTGGTGCAGTTAGCTCTTGGATGCAGGTTTTGTCATCCGCAGCTAAACTACCGTTTCTATTTCTAATCACCTTGGCAATTTGCCTGCCTGCACTCTATTTCTTTAATGTTTACTTCGGTGCAAAAACTCGTCTGAGTCAATATGCGGCTATTTTGCTTTGTGCCGTGACGATTACCAGTACTTTACTATTTGGCTTTGCGCCAGTCACCTTGTTCTTCTTGATTACAACGGATAATTATTCCTTTTTTCTGTTGTTAAATGTTGCTATATTCACATTAACAGGAATTATTGGAGTTTACTTTCTTTATCAAGTTTTGCTGCCAAAGGTGGAAACCATTGCCTCAGATAAAGAGTTGATGATAGAAGATACAGCCATTGACAAAAATCGCAAAGTTCGGATATCAATTTTAAAGTTCTGGCTGGGACTTTATGCTTTTGTTGGTAGTCAGATGGCTTGGACGCTCAGACCATTTTTTGGGTCTTTTGGCTCTAAATTCGACCTGTTTCGTCCTCGCGAAGGCAATTTCTATCTATCGGTCTGGAATTCCATTAGGCACTTGTTTTTTCAATAA
- a CDS encoding alpha-mannosidase — protein sequence MTTLVENLSQVISKLKLRSHLSILGNWQRQNKQEVWEDLATVNSKQNKPMLSFLQREENICLRQIWLVPENYAGLSTVGATIRLNLIWWADICEIWVNNQKVQEGDLFDQKCRILLTDHAKPSDEFTLEIKLNSPKHDIGALQLSELVFEYPDQACDPDQFATELEVLQTYIPAFTKHQMDLQPLETATRNLIALFDLCEAIASDRFFEKLAEIREPLLQYSEFLKQRQIYILGNSHIDVAWLWAIAETKNAMQRTFTSALNLQEQYPELIFNQSTAVSYQWMEQEYPELFTRIQTAVADGKWELIGGMWVEPDGNLPSGESLIRQILYGQEYFREKFNQEVKIAWLPDTFGFHWQMPQILLKSGFEAFVTQKLLWNDTNKFPHQIFWWEGVDGSQIFTYFSNEIGQGLEPVAIAKYLANQEEKHDIPETAWLYGVGDHGGGPTADMLNLGRKWADSPIFFKMQPSTLEDFLLGVKAKLPTDLPVWQDELYLEFHRGTFTTKADQKKQNRQVEVLLGNAEKYSAIASLVNKITYPQAQLEQAWQGLLLNQFHDILPGTSIPEVFADADRTWTEVREICDHLLPHTILESTNLQAWNFLNWQRSQLIRMPDNSLCWLENIPSFGFTELESGITETDAFLKIDSDSDKYYLENQYLQVEIDLKTGAIAQIFDKRSQRSILRSASELQFFEDKGQYWDAWNIDPDYENKKLESATLESIEIVENCSLLVSLRIIQKFRNSTFIQEIQLTAFEAFITVQNWVDWQEEYTLVKVAFPVNWQSTYATYEIPMGTIQRSTLGETSVAKAKWEVPAQYWADIAFSPNQKGILPLSSGEYPFGLGLSILNDSKYGYDAKPDCLRLTLLRSPSWPTPNSDRGKHEFTYRLVPHQGDWREANIVQLAQELNNPLVLQSSPIQASQQSFLQVSAPNIILSAFKRSQDQSGWIMRFYESHGKPTETNIEISDLLLQTDKIWECNLMEKRNTIISRDKTTLNYFTITFKPYEIKTFFCITK from the coding sequence GTGACTACTCTAGTAGAAAATTTATCTCAAGTTATTAGTAAATTAAAATTGCGATCGCATTTATCAATACTCGGTAATTGGCAAAGACAAAATAAACAAGAAGTTTGGGAGGATTTAGCAACGGTAAATTCTAAGCAAAATAAACCAATGCTATCTTTCTTGCAAAGGGAAGAAAATATTTGTTTAAGACAAATTTGGCTAGTTCCAGAAAATTATGCAGGATTATCAACAGTAGGTGCAACTATTCGCTTAAATCTAATTTGGTGGGCAGATATTTGTGAGATATGGGTTAACAATCAAAAAGTCCAAGAAGGTGATTTGTTTGATCAGAAATGTCGAATTTTATTAACTGATCATGCCAAACCTAGTGATGAATTTACTCTAGAGATCAAGCTTAATAGTCCTAAGCATGATATTGGCGCTTTACAGCTTTCAGAACTAGTTTTTGAGTATCCTGATCAAGCCTGTGACCCAGATCAGTTTGCTACTGAATTAGAGGTTCTCCAAACCTATATTCCAGCTTTTACTAAACATCAAATGGATTTACAACCATTAGAAACTGCTACTAGGAATTTAATTGCTTTATTTGACTTGTGTGAAGCGATCGCAAGCGATCGCTTCTTCGAGAAACTAGCCGAAATTCGCGAACCACTTTTGCAATATAGCGAATTTCTCAAACAACGCCAAATCTATATTCTTGGTAATTCACATATCGATGTGGCTTGGTTATGGGCGATCGCTGAAACTAAAAATGCGATGCAGCGTACTTTTACGTCAGCATTGAATTTGCAAGAGCAGTATCCAGAGCTAATTTTTAATCAGAGTACGGCTGTTTCCTATCAATGGATGGAGCAGGAATATCCTGAATTATTTACTCGTATTCAAACAGCAGTGGCAGATGGTAAATGGGAACTCATTGGTGGGATGTGGGTAGAACCTGATGGGAATTTGCCGAGTGGAGAGTCTTTAATCAGGCAGATTCTCTATGGGCAGGAATATTTTCGAGAGAAATTTAATCAAGAAGTCAAAATTGCGTGGTTACCTGACACCTTTGGCTTTCATTGGCAAATGCCACAAATCCTTTTAAAAAGTGGTTTTGAAGCATTCGTTACCCAAAAGCTTTTGTGGAATGATACCAACAAATTCCCTCATCAAATCTTTTGGTGGGAAGGCGTGGATGGAAGTCAAATTTTCACTTATTTTAGTAACGAAATTGGTCAGGGATTGGAACCTGTCGCGATCGCTAAATATCTTGCCAACCAAGAAGAAAAACACGATATCCCCGAAACTGCATGGCTCTATGGAGTTGGCGATCATGGTGGAGGACCAACTGCAGATATGCTCAACCTAGGACGTAAGTGGGCTGATTCGCCAATCTTTTTTAAGATGCAACCTAGCACATTAGAAGATTTTCTGTTAGGGGTGAAAGCAAAACTACCCACAGATTTACCAGTTTGGCAAGATGAACTGTATCTAGAGTTTCATCGCGGCACTTTTACTACTAAAGCCGATCAGAAGAAGCAAAATCGTCAAGTGGAAGTTCTCCTAGGTAATGCCGAAAAATATAGCGCGATCGCTTCTCTAGTCAATAAAATTACCTATCCTCAAGCTCAATTAGAACAAGCATGGCAAGGATTATTACTCAATCAATTTCATGATATTTTGCCAGGGACATCGATTCCAGAAGTATTTGCTGATGCCGATCGCACTTGGACTGAAGTAAGGGAAATCTGCGATCACCTTCTCCCTCACACAATTTTAGAAAGCACAAATCTGCAAGCATGGAATTTCCTTAACTGGCAGCGATCTCAACTCATTAGAATGCCAGATAATTCCTTGTGCTGGTTAGAAAATATTCCTAGTTTTGGATTTACTGAGCTTGAATCTGGCATCACTGAGACTGATGCATTTTTGAAGATTGATTCTGACAGTGATAAATACTATCTAGAAAATCAATATCTTCAAGTAGAGATTGATCTCAAGACTGGGGCGATCGCGCAAATATTTGATAAGCGATCGCAAAGGTCAATACTCAGATCAGCTAGTGAATTGCAGTTTTTTGAAGACAAAGGACAATATTGGGATGCATGGAATATTGATCCAGATTACGAAAACAAAAAATTAGAATCTGCAACCCTTGAATCAATTGAGATCGTTGAAAATTGTAGTTTACTAGTATCCTTACGCATTATTCAGAAATTCCGTAATTCAACCTTTATCCAAGAGATTCAACTAACTGCCTTTGAAGCATTTATTACCGTACAAAATTGGGTTGATTGGCAAGAGGAATATACTTTAGTCAAAGTTGCTTTTCCTGTAAATTGGCAATCAACCTACGCAACTTACGAAATCCCAATGGGAACGATCCAGCGTAGTACTTTAGGTGAAACATCTGTAGCCAAAGCTAAATGGGAAGTTCCTGCTCAATATTGGGCAGATATTGCATTTTCCCCAAACCAAAAGGGTATTCTCCCGCTTTCGTCGGGAGAATACCCTTTTGGTTTGGGTTTAAGCATTCTCAATGATAGTAAGTATGGATATGACGCTAAGCCCGACTGTCTGAGGCTTACGTTGCTGCGTAGCCCTAGCTGGCCGACTCCAAATAGCGATCGCGGCAAGCACGAATTTACTTATCGACTAGTTCCTCACCAAGGAGATTGGCGCGAAGCAAATATTGTTCAACTTGCTCAGGAATTGAATAATCCACTGGTTCTCCAAAGTTCACCAATTCAAGCAAGCCAACAAAGCTTTTTGCAAGTTTCTGCTCCAAACATCATTCTCTCGGCTTTTAAGCGATCGCAAGATCAGTCAGGTTGGATTATGCGATTTTATGAGTCCCATGGTAAACCCACTGAAACCAATATTGAGATTTCAGATCTACTTTTGCAAACAGATAAGATTTGGGAATGCAATTTAATGGAAAAGAGGAATACTATAATTTCACGAGATAAAACTACTTTAAACTACTTTACAATCACATTTAAACCATACGAAATTAAAACTTTTTTCTGTATCACCAAATGA
- a CDS encoding XisI protein yields MDTITQYRQYIQNLLIERASLAWDQRIQAQTIFDTERDHYQLIYVGWRASKRVYGVVLHLDIIDGKIWIQQDGTEIGIANQLVELGVPKENIVLAFDPPNLRKYTDFAVG; encoded by the coding sequence ATGGATACCATTACCCAATACCGTCAATACATTCAAAATCTATTAATAGAAAGAGCTAGTCTTGCGTGGGATCAACGTATTCAAGCTCAAACTATTTTTGATACTGAACGAGACCATTACCAACTTATTTATGTTGGCTGGCGAGCATCTAAACGAGTCTATGGTGTTGTTCTTCATCTTGACATTATTGATGGCAAAATTTGGATTCAGCAGGATGGAACAGAAATTGGCATCGCAAATCAATTAGTGGAATTAGGTGTTCCTAAAGAAAATATTGTTCTTGCTTTTGATCCACCTAACCTACGCAAGTATACTGATTTTGCGGTTGGCTAG
- a CDS encoding element excision factor XisH family protein has product MSARDLFHQIVKTALQKENWQITHDPYALQADSFDLAIDLGAEKIIAAEQGETKIAIEIKSFLSPSKISEFYGALGQFITYRLALQKIEPDRILYLAVPDNLYDKFFDTTLVQELMQQNTVYLITYDIDQETIAKWIPLPNTVNTFKIY; this is encoded by the coding sequence ATGTCAGCCCGTGATCTATTCCATCAAATTGTAAAAACTGCTTTACAGAAAGAAAACTGGCAAATAACTCACGATCCTTATGCATTGCAAGCAGATAGCTTTGATCTCGCCATTGATTTGGGAGCAGAAAAAATCATTGCTGCTGAACAAGGAGAGACTAAAATTGCGATAGAAATCAAAAGCTTTTTAAGTCCATCAAAAATATCTGAATTTTATGGAGCGTTAGGACAATTTATCACCTATCGCCTAGCACTCCAAAAAATTGAACCAGACCGTATTTTATACCTAGCTGTTCCAGACAACCTATATGACAAATTTTTTGACACTACATTAGTACAAGAGCTTATGCAACAAAACACTGTTTATCTAATTACCTACGACATTGATCAGGAGACTATTGCCAAATGGATACCATTACCCAATACCGTCAATACATTCAAAATCTATTAA
- a CDS encoding BaiN/RdsA family NAD(P)/FAD-dependent oxidoreductase, which produces MASTEVVVIGGGAAGFFGAIHAAQAPHTRVTLLEAGRQPLAKVRISGGGRCNVTHHCFEPSQLVQNYPRGGKALRGAFSRFQPLDVVRWFNAEGVKLKTESDGRMFPVTDDSETIVEALMFAAKKAGVFLRNNVLVQKIEHLGDSKFDVILKNGENLVCDRLLLATGSSPSGYAIARSLGHELEPPVPSLFTFNIKDSKLHELAGVSINPATVKLLTSNPSNEKKKSRNQLEQSGALLITHWGLSGPAVLKLSAWAARELHDCNYQAKLAVNWIPTLKVEAVKQILLNAKNDQPKKFISNYCPVEISLRLWEYLLDKAEVELEKRWADISNKAIQQIVNVLTASEYAIAGKGVFKEEFVTCGGIRLQDVNFQTMESKICSGLFFAGEILDIDGVTGGFNFQNAWTTAWIAAQGISNHSI; this is translated from the coding sequence ATGGCAAGTACAGAAGTTGTAGTAATTGGTGGCGGGGCAGCAGGTTTCTTTGGGGCAATTCATGCAGCGCAAGCACCACATACGCGGGTAACTTTATTAGAGGCAGGACGACAACCGCTTGCGAAGGTGCGAATTTCAGGTGGAGGAAGGTGCAATGTTACGCATCACTGTTTTGAACCTTCACAATTAGTACAAAACTATCCCAGAGGCGGCAAAGCTTTGCGGGGTGCATTTTCTCGCTTTCAACCATTGGATGTAGTGCGCTGGTTTAATGCCGAAGGCGTAAAGTTAAAAACAGAATCTGATGGTCGTATGTTTCCTGTTACTGATGATTCAGAAACGATTGTGGAAGCTTTGATGTTTGCGGCTAAAAAAGCTGGTGTTTTTCTTCGCAATAATGTTTTAGTGCAGAAGATTGAGCATCTCGGCGACAGCAAATTTGATGTGATTCTTAAAAATGGTGAAAATCTAGTTTGCGATCGCCTATTATTAGCTACAGGTAGCAGCCCATCTGGTTATGCGATCGCGCGATCGCTAGGTCATGAACTAGAGCCTCCTGTACCTTCACTTTTCACCTTTAATATCAAGGATTCTAAACTACATGAACTCGCAGGCGTAAGCATAAATCCCGCCACAGTTAAGCTTCTAACTTCAAATCCTAGTAATGAGAAGAAAAAGTCTCGCAATCAATTAGAACAATCGGGAGCCTTGTTAATTACGCATTGGGGATTGAGTGGACCCGCCGTTTTGAAGTTGTCGGCATGGGCTGCGCGAGAATTACACGATTGTAACTATCAAGCCAAATTAGCTGTTAATTGGATTCCGACGCTCAAAGTAGAAGCAGTGAAGCAAATTCTCTTAAATGCAAAAAACGATCAGCCGAAAAAGTTTATCTCTAATTATTGTCCCGTTGAGATCTCGCTACGTTTATGGGAATATTTGCTAGATAAAGCAGAAGTGGAATTAGAGAAACGCTGGGCAGATATTTCTAATAAAGCAATTCAGCAAATTGTAAATGTATTAACCGCTAGTGAATATGCGATCGCGGGTAAAGGTGTATTTAAAGAAGAGTTTGTCACTTGTGGCGGTATTCGCTTGCAAGATGTTAACTTTCAGACGATGGAAAGTAAGATTTGCTCAGGTTTATTTTTTGCAGGAGAGATATTAGATATTGATGGTGTGACGGGTGGTTTTAATTTTCAAAATGCTTGGACTACAGCATGGATCGCTGCACAGGGTATAAGCAATCACTCAATCTAA
- a CDS encoding sensor histidine kinase, producing the protein MKSPDRLLIVDDVPDNLFLVRTILEDEGYEIITSSNGHDALKIIESEPPDLVLLDVMMPLMDGYEVTRRMRGMKDLPFIPILLITAYDRANAVKGLDLGADEFIRKPIEADELLARVRSLLRLKHSIAERDRIDRQRQDFVSRLTHDLRTPLVAADRMLGLLQDGVLGEISPEIREALTIMGRSNHNLLEMVNKLLDVYRYESGSKTINLQPLDLKELLNQVVQELKPIAISKNLELTAELDDIATVKGDRLELLRVFNNLIGNALKFTESGSVHVSLKLEESEAIMAIADTGAGISLDEQPFLFQRFRQGNHQKQGSGLGLYLSHYIINAHNGKILVKSPNLDSQKGSTFFVHLPTITS; encoded by the coding sequence ATGAAATCTCCTGACCGTTTACTAATTGTTGATGATGTGCCAGACAACCTATTTCTTGTTCGCACAATTCTCGAAGATGAGGGATATGAGATCATCACATCATCAAATGGTCATGACGCTTTGAAGATTATTGAGTCAGAGCCACCAGACTTGGTTTTGCTGGATGTAATGATGCCCCTGATGGATGGCTACGAGGTTACACGCCGTATGAGGGGCATGAAGGATCTGCCCTTTATTCCGATTTTGCTAATTACAGCTTACGATCGCGCTAATGCGGTCAAAGGCTTAGATCTTGGTGCAGATGAATTTATTCGTAAGCCTATTGAGGCTGATGAGCTACTGGCAAGGGTGCGATCGCTACTGCGTTTAAAACATAGTATTGCCGAGCGCGATCGCATTGATCGCCAGAGACAGGATTTTGTCTCACGCTTGACCCATGATCTGAGAACACCGTTAGTGGCGGCGGATCGGATGTTGGGGCTTTTGCAAGATGGGGTATTGGGAGAGATATCGCCAGAAATTCGTGAAGCGTTAACGATTATGGGGCGCAGCAATCATAATTTGCTGGAGATGGTCAATAAGCTTTTAGATGTCTACCGTTATGAATCGGGCAGTAAAACCATTAATTTACAGCCGCTAGACTTAAAAGAATTGCTCAATCAAGTGGTGCAAGAACTTAAACCGATCGCTATTTCTAAAAATTTAGAACTTACTGCTGAGCTTGATGATATTGCCACGGTTAAAGGCGATCGCCTAGAACTACTGCGCGTATTTAATAATTTGATTGGTAATGCCCTTAAATTTACCGAATCTGGCAGCGTCCATGTTAGCTTAAAATTAGAGGAATCCGAGGCAATTATGGCGATCGCCGATACTGGTGCAGGGATTTCACTAGATGAGCAACCATTTTTGTTCCAAAGATTTCGCCAAGGCAACCATCAAAAACAAGGTAGTGGTTTAGGTTTATATCTATCGCACTATATTATCAATGCCCATAATGGCAAAATCTTAGTCAAATCTCCTAACCTAGACTCTCAAAAAGGTTCTACATTCTTTGTGCATTTGCCAACCATTACGTCATGA
- the upp gene encoding uracil phosphoribosyltransferase — MASQLRVYVPPHPIIRHWLTIAREKHTPVPLFRTAMVEMGKWLTYEAVREFLPVQEVNVETPLANASGQLIDGSIPLAIVPILRAGLSMLEGCQNLLPTANIYHLGLVRNEETLEASCYLNRLPERLEPQTRIFIVEPMMATGGSIITTLKILTDRGADTSLIRIINALCAPPALQLINQQFPDVQIYSGCIDEVVNEKGWIVPGLGDAGDRSFGTE; from the coding sequence ATGGCTTCCCAACTGCGCGTATATGTTCCACCCCATCCCATTATTCGGCATTGGCTCACGATCGCAAGGGAGAAACATACTCCAGTTCCCCTGTTTCGGACGGCAATGGTTGAAATGGGTAAATGGCTAACCTATGAGGCAGTTCGCGAATTTTTACCTGTACAAGAAGTAAATGTCGAAACTCCCTTAGCAAATGCCTCAGGACAATTGATCGATGGTTCCATTCCTCTAGCCATTGTACCAATTTTACGAGCAGGGTTATCCATGCTCGAAGGTTGTCAAAACCTATTACCAACAGCAAATATCTATCACCTTGGTTTAGTGCGGAATGAAGAAACCCTTGAGGCTAGTTGTTATCTCAATCGTTTGCCAGAGAGACTTGAACCACAGACACGTATTTTCATCGTCGAGCCGATGATGGCTACGGGTGGCTCGATTATTACCACGCTGAAAATATTAACTGACAGAGGAGCCGATACCTCCTTGATTCGGATTATTAATGCTCTCTGCGCTCCTCCAGCACTGCAACTAATCAATCAACAATTTCCTGACGTACAAATTTATTCAGGTTGCATTGATGAAGTTGTGAATGAGAAAGGATGGATTGTCCCTGGATTAGGAGATGCAGGCGATCGCTCCTTTGGCACTGAGTAA
- a CDS encoding Uma2 family endonuclease: MSALTLTLDPVVQVSREQFYQICANNPDLQLERNASGELVIMSPTGSETSSWNSDLTTDLNIWNRQNLTGKVFDSSGGFSLPNGADRSPDAAWIPIEKWNAFTPEQRKKFLPICPDFALELLSPSDSWLKGQLKMQEYMDNGCRLGWLIDPENKRVAIYRIGQPVEVLETPSNLSGEDVLQGFMLNLENIWSS, encoded by the coding sequence ATGAGTGCATTAACCTTAACCCTCGATCCCGTAGTCCAAGTTTCTAGAGAACAGTTTTATCAAATATGTGCCAACAATCCTGATCTGCAACTAGAGCGTAATGCTAGTGGAGAACTCGTAATTATGTCGCCAACAGGCAGTGAAACCAGTTCTTGGAACTCAGATTTAACTACCGATCTCAATATTTGGAATCGGCAAAATCTTACTGGAAAGGTTTTTGACTCTTCAGGGGGTTTTTCGTTACCCAATGGGGCTGATCGATCCCCCGATGCTGCATGGATTCCTATCGAAAAATGGAATGCCTTTACCCCAGAACAGCGCAAAAAATTTCTGCCTATATGTCCAGACTTCGCACTGGAGCTTCTTTCTCCCAGTGATTCATGGCTTAAGGGACAACTAAAGATGCAAGAATATATGGATAACGGCTGTCGGTTGGGCTGGCTAATCGATCCCGAAAATAAGCGCGTTGCCATTTATCGCATCGGTCAGCCAGTAGAAGTCCTCGAAACGCCATCCAATCTTTCGGGTGAAGATGTCTTACAAGGATTTATGCTCAACCTAGAAAATATTTGGTCAAGCTAA
- a CDS encoding NAD(P)/FAD-dependent oxidoreductase, with the protein MKLSSKNLNERLDTLYDAIVVGGGMGGLSAAIYLARYGLKCLVIEKGKGRSLWMQDLRNYVGLDPHTPGRDILNHGTKTSLDWGADHLRGYVEEVTDEGETFAVKVKVGKTNSIYPIFRSKYVIAASGIIDNLPQLEDMQNVYDYAGYTLHVCMICDGFDMWDQKAVLIANTEGQIGAAFVLNWFTPYISVLTHGLCEVSDKTKQKLAEHGYPLYEAPIAKFHGENHQLSGVELTDGTIVEATTGLVGMGSTYFNHYLKGIEGLEWDGQNLVTNDMCKTSHDRIFALGDLKKGLNQVSIAVADGTLAATQIWRNIRRASPPRKWEENIKVPVKV; encoded by the coding sequence ATGAAACTTTCTAGCAAAAATCTAAATGAACGCCTTGATACGCTCTACGATGCGATTGTCGTTGGTGGTGGTATGGGCGGCTTATCGGCGGCGATCTATTTAGCTCGCTATGGACTCAAGTGCCTAGTTATCGAAAAAGGTAAAGGGCGATCGCTATGGATGCAAGACTTGCGTAACTATGTCGGACTCGATCCGCACACCCCCGGACGCGACATTTTAAATCATGGAACGAAAACATCCTTAGATTGGGGAGCCGATCATTTACGTGGCTATGTAGAAGAAGTAACCGATGAAGGCGAAACCTTTGCGGTGAAAGTAAAAGTCGGTAAGACTAATAGTATTTATCCTATATTTCGCAGTAAGTATGTGATTGCAGCTTCGGGAATCATAGACAATTTGCCACAATTGGAAGACATGCAGAATGTCTATGATTATGCAGGTTATACGCTTCACGTCTGCATGATCTGTGATGGTTTTGATATGTGGGATCAAAAGGCGGTTCTGATTGCAAATACAGAAGGACAAATTGGTGCTGCCTTTGTGTTGAACTGGTTTACTCCTTACATTTCTGTTTTGACTCATGGTTTATGTGAAGTGAGTGATAAGACCAAACAGAAGTTAGCAGAGCATGGCTATCCATTGTATGAAGCCCCGATCGCTAAATTTCACGGTGAAAACCATCAACTAAGTGGCGTGGAACTAACCGATGGCACAATTGTGGAAGCAACTACTGGTTTAGTTGGTATGGGTTCGACCTACTTTAATCACTACCTCAAGGGTATTGAAGGTTTGGAATGGGATGGTCAGAATCTGGTCACTAATGATATGTGCAAGACTAGCCACGATCGCATTTTTGCCCTAGGTGATTTAAAGAAAGGGTTAAATCAGGTGTCGATCGCTGTAGCTGATGGCACTCTAGCAGCAACCCAAATCTGGAGAAATATTCGTCGAGCTAGTCCACCACGTAAATGGGAAGAGAATATCAAAGTTCCAGTTAAAGTTTAA